The following proteins are encoded in a genomic region of Gossypium hirsutum isolate 1008001.06 chromosome D05, Gossypium_hirsutum_v2.1, whole genome shotgun sequence:
- the LOC107939971 gene encoding probable pectate lyase P59 has protein sequence MITSLGPCSSFLSPKVCWQNKKKGPYEVTNPVDSYWRCDSDWEKNRKNLVNCAPGFARGTTGEKGGEFYVATDPIDNDADCKPGTLRHAVTQTGPLWITFKKYMTIKLEQELIVTSDKSVDVRGTNMEICNAASITVQFVKNVIIHGLYIHQIIPAKGGKIKDGEKHLGL, from the coding sequence ATGATCACTTCTCTAGGACCATGCTCGAGTTTTTTATCACCAAAAGTGTGttggcaaaataaaaaaaagggtccTTATGAGGTTACCAACCCCGTTGATAGTTACTGGCGATGTGATTCTGACTGGGAAAAGAACAGAAAGAATTTGGTCAATTGTGCCCCTGGATTTGCTCGTGGTACTACTGGTGAAAAGGGTGGTGAGTTTTACGTGGCCACTGACCCTATTGATAATGATGCTGACTGCAAGCCTGGAACACTACGTCATGCTGTCACCCAAACCGGACCACTTTGGATCACTTTCAAAAAGTACATGACCATCAAGCTGGAACAGGAGCTCATTGTTACAAGTGACAAGAGCGTTGATGTGAGGGGAACCAATATGGAAATTTGTAATGCTGCTAGTATTACTGTCCAATTTGTGAAGAACGTCATTATCCATGGCCTCTATATCCATCAGATTATTCCCGCTAAGGGTGGCAAGATAAAGGATGGTGAAAAACACCTTGGGTTATGA